Proteins co-encoded in one Papaver somniferum cultivar HN1 chromosome 5, ASM357369v1, whole genome shotgun sequence genomic window:
- the LOC113278884 gene encoding uncharacterized protein LOC113278884, with amino-acid sequence MVEVEVSKTLPFGSDYLVDGVKTWIKFSYALPPFKICQFCRSLDHSKNSCTPKRRDILASKSALSTSQLVNPAFNSSGFNLNGKKPSTSKPPTNPFAALSHMEEDVVTNYEKHVRTKKPNFHQPADKSKTKEVMIQAQTEIPITDPIYPPGFGPFPKYPQIISTQNPILESQKKKWKRSKSRNSSENRILQASSTPSDKQKREDDHLPKISQKKQKQASTPALIQIDETNPNPNFPKDLSLTFQEGSTDKTLILNKRSKSIKSQKAVKDAKGKRLVRDAGTKVVEDAASLPANHLEIGASQLPQARLLVEEQEESEAMEKKKVTAQQLKTL; translated from the exons atggtggaggtggaggtatCAAAAACTCTTCCTTTTGGATCTGATTATTTGGTAGATGGTGTTAAAACATGGATAAAATTCTCTTATGCTCTACCGCCCTTCAAGATTTGCCAATTCTGTCGCTCTCTTGATCACTCTAAgaacagttgcacaccaaaaagGAGGGATATTCTAGCATCAAAGAGTGCCCTATCAACTTCCCAATTGGTAAATCCAGCTTTCAACTCTTCTGGTTTCAACCTCAATGGGAAAAAACCTTCTACAAGTAAGCCTCCAACAAACCCATTTGCTGCTCTTAGTCATATGGAGGAAGATGTGGTAACCAACTACGAAAAGCATGTGCGCACAAAGAAACCTAACTTTCATCAGCCTGCTGACAAGTCTAAGACTAAGGAGGTGATGATTCAG GCCCAAACCGAGATACCCATTACTGACCCGATATACCCACCAGGTTTCGGCCCTTTCCCCAAATACCCACAAATCATTTCAACTCAAAATCCAATTCTCGAGTCTcagaagaagaaatggaaaagATCGAAATCTAGAAATTCTTCAGAAAATCGTATCCTGCAAGCTTCTTCTACACCCTCTGATAAGCAAAAGAGAGAAGATGATCATCTCCCCAAAATCTCTCAGAAGAAACAGAAACAAGCTTCGACCCCAGCCTTAATCCAAATTGATGAAACCAACCCAAACCCTAACTTTCCAAAAGATCTTTCCCTAACCTTTCAAGAAGGCTCTactgataaaaccctaattttgaacaaAAGATCCAAGTCCATTAAGTCTCAAAAGGCAGTCAAGGATGCAAAGGGGAAGAGACTTGTAAGAGATGCTGGAACTAAAGTGGTTGAAGATGCTGCTTCTTTGCCTGCAAATCATTTGGAGATTGGCGCTAGTCAG